From Sardina pilchardus chromosome 9, fSarPil1.1, whole genome shotgun sequence, a single genomic window includes:
- the lrrc38b gene encoding LOW QUALITY PROTEIN: leucine-rich repeat-containing protein 38 (The sequence of the model RefSeq protein was modified relative to this genomic sequence to represent the inferred CDS: deleted 1 base in 1 codon): protein MLPCVRWLQPLLALLASAFLALGENCPTSCLCPDPHTVDCSGRGLTRLPDSIPLDVRRLLLSDNWIPRIPADFLVLYSDLVYLDLRNNSLSNIEPGTLSTSSRLVFLDLGSNNLTEIPKGTFGESRSLIKLRLGNNPHLSAVNEDAFLGLTSLRELELERNALSGLQVGALSQLPSLRVVRLEGNPWVCNCNFANLFAWLMENRHKLPNGVDGLDCSLPMDGRRVPLNQLSQDSFRECQVTLTLTDLLIIIFSGISVSVVAIMASFFLASTVHCFQRWSKGNKTEEEESEE from the exons ATGTTGCCATGTGTCCGCTGGCTCCAGCCCCTT CTTGCCCTGCTGGCCTCTGCCTTCCTCGCTCTGGGGGAGAACTGCCCGACGAGCTGCCTGTGCCCGGACCCGCACACGGTGGACTGCAGCGGCCGAGGCCTGACCCGGCTGCCGGACTCCATCCCCCTGGACGTGCGGCGCCTGCTGCTCTCCGACAACTGGATCCCGCGCATCCCCGCCGACTTCCTGGTGCTCTACAGCGACCTGGTCTACCTGGACCTCCGCAACAACTCGCTCTCGAACATCGAGCCGGGGACGCTCAGCACGTCTTCGCGCCTCGTCTTCCTGGACCTGGGCAGCAACAACCTCACGGAGATCCCTAAGGGCACGTTCGGCGAGTCGCGCAGCCTCATCAAGCTTCGCCTGGGCAACAACCCGCACCTGAGCGCGGTCAACGAGGACGCCTTCCTTGGCCTCACCTCGTTGCgcgagctggagctggagcgcaATGCCCTCTCCGGCCTACAGGTGGGGGCACTGAGCCAGCTGCCCTCTTTGCGGGTGGTCAGGCTAGAGGGCAACCCGTGGGTCTGCAACTGCAACTTCGCTAACCTGTTTGCTTGGCTTATGGAGAACCGGCACAAGCTCCCCAATG GGGTAGACGGCTTGGACTGTTCGCTGCCCATGGATGGCCGGCGCGTGCCCCTGAACCAGCTCTCCCAGGACAGTTTCCGCGAGTGCCAGGTGACGCTCACCCTCACCgacctcctcatcatcatcttctcgGGAATCTCCGTGTCGGTGGTGGCCATCATGGCCAGCTTCTTCCTGGCCTCCACCGTCCACTGCTTCCAGCGCTGGAGCAAGGGCAATAAGaccgaggaagaggagagcgAAGAGTGA